A stretch of Acidobacteriota bacterium DNA encodes these proteins:
- a CDS encoding peptidase gives MAKRLLLGLLLIASSYGATPQAQTRPASGITSPAAEFGHAFGDDYFLATYRQIEAYWRKLDRESDRMVLEDIGKTAEGRSQLMAIVTSPANHKNLARYKEISRRLALAENLTDEQARALAKEGKAVVWIDGGLHATETLGAQQLGEMVYQMVSRNDEETLRILDDVIILFVHANPDGNDLVADWYMRASDPNERSLANLPRLYQKYIGHDNNRDFFASTQPETENMNRVLYHEWFPQILYNHHQSGPAGTILWSPPLRDPFNYNQDPLLVLGLQTVGLALHTRLAAEGKPGATMRSGGPYDGWWNGGIRNTAAFHNTIAILTEMIGSPTPMRVPLVMERQLPTSDLTFPVAPQEWRFRQSIDYSVACNRGVLDSASRMKENYLYNRYVMGKNSIQRGSEDSWTPRPHRYADVAREFASSPAGRAAGAGRGGGRGGASPEADAALWAALRKPEYRDPRGYILPSNQPDFPTAVEFINALREVGIKVHRATSSFTVAGKTYPPGSLVVMTNQAFRPHVIDMFEPQDHPDNIPSPGAPPTPPYDSAGWTLAYQTGIEFDRILDGFTGPFEEVKDWNIAFLKGTMPASLAGGYLLSREVLNSFAAVNQLTAGGASGVSVTTGPVTVDGKVFPAGTFHVAESQRTRLEAVLGPLGMHAVPFGMKMNVLAPVRAPRVGLWDQYGGSMPAGWTRWILEQFTFDFTRVFAPRLDAGNLNADFDVLVFVSGAIPGTGAGGGRAGGAGRGGAAGPAPNIPAEYRDQVGSISARTIAQLRQFVENGGRIVAIGSSATNLAQHLGLPIENHLTEPGSAPGAPPQALPRTKYYVPGSVLGARVDTTSPLAAGMKERTDFFFDNSPVWRLAPDAASKGVMPVAWFDSPAPLRSGWAWGQDYLDKGVIAIDAQVGKGRVFLFGPEILMRAQPRGTFKFLFNAIYWGQ, from the coding sequence ATGGCCAAGAGACTGCTGCTCGGACTGCTCCTGATCGCAAGTTCTTATGGCGCCACCCCGCAGGCCCAGACGCGACCGGCGTCAGGAATCACATCTCCGGCGGCCGAGTTTGGCCACGCGTTTGGCGACGACTACTTCCTGGCCACCTACCGGCAGATCGAGGCGTATTGGCGGAAGCTCGACCGCGAGTCGGACCGGATGGTTCTTGAGGACATCGGCAAGACGGCCGAGGGCCGCTCGCAACTGATGGCCATTGTCACCTCACCGGCCAATCACAAGAACCTCGCGCGCTACAAAGAGATCTCGCGTCGCCTGGCGTTGGCCGAAAACCTGACCGATGAACAGGCGCGCGCCCTCGCGAAGGAAGGCAAGGCCGTGGTCTGGATTGACGGCGGCCTGCACGCCACTGAGACACTCGGCGCACAGCAACTGGGCGAGATGGTCTACCAGATGGTCAGCCGCAATGACGAGGAAACGCTGCGGATACTGGACGACGTGATCATTTTGTTTGTGCATGCGAATCCGGACGGCAACGATCTTGTGGCCGACTGGTACATGCGGGCATCCGATCCCAACGAGCGCAGCCTGGCGAATCTGCCGCGGCTCTACCAGAAGTACATCGGACACGACAACAACCGCGACTTCTTCGCGTCCACGCAACCCGAAACCGAGAACATGAACCGCGTGCTCTATCACGAGTGGTTCCCGCAGATTCTCTACAACCACCATCAGAGCGGGCCGGCGGGCACCATTCTGTGGTCACCGCCGCTGCGCGATCCGTTCAACTACAACCAGGATCCGCTGCTGGTGCTCGGCCTGCAGACGGTCGGGCTTGCGCTGCACACGCGCCTGGCCGCTGAAGGCAAGCCGGGCGCGACCATGCGATCGGGTGGTCCGTACGACGGCTGGTGGAACGGCGGCATCCGCAACACCGCCGCGTTCCACAACACCATTGCGATCCTCACGGAGATGATCGGCAGCCCCACGCCGATGCGCGTGCCGCTCGTGATGGAGCGGCAGCTGCCCACCAGTGACCTGACGTTTCCCGTGGCGCCGCAGGAATGGAGATTCCGACAGTCGATCGACTATTCGGTAGCCTGTAACCGCGGCGTGCTCGACAGCGCATCACGGATGAAGGAAAACTATTTGTACAACCGCTACGTGATGGGGAAAAACTCGATCCAGCGCGGCAGTGAGGATTCGTGGACGCCGCGGCCTCACCGGTATGCGGATGTCGCGCGCGAATTCGCCTCGAGTCCGGCCGGGCGAGCGGCTGGTGCCGGCAGAGGTGGCGGACGCGGCGGCGCCTCGCCCGAGGCTGATGCAGCGCTCTGGGCCGCGCTCCGCAAGCCCGAATACCGCGACCCGCGCGGTTACATCCTGCCCTCGAACCAGCCGGACTTTCCGACGGCCGTCGAGTTCATCAATGCGCTGCGCGAGGTCGGCATCAAAGTGCATCGCGCGACATCGTCGTTCACGGTGGCCGGCAAAACGTATCCGCCAGGTTCCCTCGTCGTCATGACCAACCAGGCGTTTCGGCCGCACGTGATCGACATGTTCGAGCCCCAGGATCATCCCGACAATATTCCGTCTCCGGGCGCGCCGCCCACGCCGCCGTATGACAGCGCAGGATGGACGCTGGCGTACCAGACGGGCATCGAATTCGATCGCATCCTCGACGGATTCACCGGGCCGTTTGAAGAAGTCAAAGACTGGAACATCGCGTTTCTCAAGGGGACGATGCCGGCTTCCCTGGCCGGCGGATACCTGCTGAGCCGCGAGGTGCTTAATTCATTTGCCGCCGTGAATCAGTTGACCGCCGGAGGCGCCAGTGGCGTGTCAGTCACGACGGGGCCAGTGACGGTGGACGGCAAAGTGTTTCCTGCAGGCACGTTCCATGTGGCAGAGAGCCAGCGCACGAGATTGGAAGCAGTCCTCGGGCCCCTTGGGATGCACGCGGTGCCCTTCGGAATGAAGATGAACGTTCTGGCGCCAGTGCGCGCCCCACGCGTCGGACTGTGGGATCAATACGGCGGTTCGATGCCTGCCGGATGGACGCGCTGGATTCTGGAGCAGTTCACGTTCGACTTCACTCGAGTGTTCGCACCTCGGCTCGACGCGGGCAATCTCAACGCCGACTTCGACGTGCTGGTGTTTGTGTCCGGCGCCATTCCGGGAACCGGTGCCGGCGGAGGGCGCGCAGGCGGGGCGGGCCGCGGCGGTGCCGCAGGGCCGGCGCCAAACATCCCGGCAGAATACCGCGATCAAGTCGGAAGCATCTCGGCCCGCACCATTGCGCAGCTGCGCCAGTTTGTCGAAAACGGCGGTCGCATTGTGGCGATTGGCAGTTCGGCGACCAACCTCGCGCAACATCTCGGCCTTCCCATTGAAAACCACCTGACCGAGCCTGGAAGCGCGCCCGGCGCGCCGCCGCAAGCGCTGCCACGCACCAAGTACTACGTGCCCGGATCGGTGCTGGGAGCGCGAGTTGACACGACGAGTCCGCTGGCCGCCGGCATGAAGGAGCGAACCGACTTCTTCTTCGACAACAGTCCTGTCTGGAGACTGGCTCCCGACGCCGCCTCAAAGGGCGTGATGCCCGTCGCGTGGTTCGATTCGCCGGCGCCCCTGCGCAGCGGCTGGGCATGGGGCCAGGACTATCTCGACAAGGGCGTCATCGCGATAGACGCGCAGGTGGGCAAGGGGCGTGTGTTCCTCTTTGGCCCCGAAATCCTGATGCGCGCGCAGCCCCGTGGTACGTTCAAGTTCCTCTTCAACGCGATCTATTGGGGGCAGTGA
- a CDS encoding histone deacetylase — MLLFSSPRFSEHSPPPGHPERIERGQVFEAVAESFRAGGGAIGPSRMATREELARIHTAAYLDTIESLAGRAATLDADTFTSPESWDVARLAAGAAIDAARHAWATGEAAMALVRPPGHHAEPDKAMGFCLYSNIAIAAAALRADGVERVAIVDFDVHHGNGTQAAFYDDPNVFFASSHQYPYWPGSGAATERGTGAGEGTTLNLPLRAGATDADVLRGYEQHLLPSLQAFSPQVLLISAGYDAHQFDPLGGLRMTTEGFRSLVRILANVGRRTCGGRIMAITEGGYHLDSLRAGVEVTIDELK, encoded by the coding sequence ATGCTGCTGTTTTCTTCTCCCCGATTTTCCGAACATTCACCGCCCCCCGGCCACCCCGAACGAATCGAGCGCGGGCAGGTATTCGAGGCGGTTGCTGAGTCGTTTCGCGCCGGTGGCGGGGCGATCGGGCCGTCGCGGATGGCCACGCGCGAGGAACTCGCACGAATCCACACAGCCGCGTACCTCGACACGATCGAGTCGTTGGCCGGACGCGCGGCCACGCTTGATGCCGACACGTTTACCAGTCCGGAGTCGTGGGACGTCGCGCGTCTGGCTGCCGGCGCGGCCATAGACGCGGCGCGCCACGCCTGGGCGACTGGCGAGGCCGCGATGGCCCTGGTGCGCCCTCCGGGGCACCACGCCGAACCGGACAAGGCGATGGGCTTTTGTCTCTACAGCAATATCGCGATTGCGGCTGCGGCCCTCCGGGCCGACGGGGTCGAACGCGTCGCGATCGTGGACTTTGATGTCCACCACGGAAACGGCACCCAGGCCGCCTTCTACGACGACCCGAATGTGTTCTTCGCGTCCAGTCATCAATACCCCTACTGGCCCGGCAGCGGAGCCGCGACCGAACGGGGCACGGGTGCAGGAGAGGGCACCACGCTGAACCTGCCTCTGCGCGCTGGTGCGACGGATGCGGACGTGCTGAGGGGCTATGAGCAGCACCTCCTGCCGTCGCTGCAGGCCTTCTCGCCTCAGGTGCTGTTGATCTCGGCCGGTTACGATGCGCACCAGTTCGACCCGCTCGGCGGCCTCCGGATGACCACCGAGGGTTTCCGCTCACTCGTCCGGATACTTGCCAACGTCGGCCGCCGCACCTGCGGTGGCCGGATCATGGCCATCACCGAAGGCGGCTACCACCTCGACTCCCTCCGCGCGGGGGTCGAAGTCACGATCGACGAATTGAAGTAA
- a CDS encoding RNA-binding S4 domain-containing protein has protein sequence MACLCKTRSEAQRACKGGKVEVNGQPAKAQRPLRLGDVVEVSRPRGVRQRVIVLGLASHHMAKALARALYEDVTPEPSPQVKAMLEMARLAGPQRTRGPEVAPGKREKRRLRQAKEGGEGSGWG, from the coding sequence GTGGCGTGTTTGTGCAAGACGCGGTCGGAAGCGCAACGGGCCTGCAAGGGCGGCAAGGTGGAGGTCAACGGCCAGCCGGCAAAAGCGCAGCGGCCGCTCAGGCTCGGCGACGTGGTGGAGGTTTCGCGGCCCCGCGGAGTGCGCCAGCGGGTGATCGTGCTGGGCCTGGCCAGCCACCACATGGCCAAGGCTCTGGCCAGGGCGCTCTACGAAGACGTCACACCCGAGCCCTCACCCCAGGTGAAGGCCATGCTGGAAATGGCCCGGCTGGCCGGCCCCCAGCGCACCCGCGGCCCGGAGGTGGCCCCTGGAAAACGCGAGAAACGGCGCCTACGCCAGGCCAAGGAGGGCGGCGAGGGGTCCGGGTGGGGCTAG
- a CDS encoding 4Fe-4S dicluster domain-containing protein, with protein MNWEVWAFRLVFVGFVAGFAAQMATRWRLIQAAPNNFTFDHLGTRLDRFIAEVVFQSKVISARKAVGIAHLAVFWGFVAFGGFTTVEMLRGLGVVDLTHTTLFTIYKWALMPFASGVLIGIVGLGIRRAFVRPAGLGATVSKESLLIASFIALLMITYFVSFFFEQGPVGRVNWWVHMLIILAFMVLVPNSKHLHLILSPATVFLKSPILGTVPNLDFEKEEVGLETVKDLPSKAVLDAFTCVECGRCQDNCPAFGTGKRLNPKTLILQNEDALLAGERDKKLVDVYDQDVLWQCTTCGACEQACPVGVEHLPTIIGARRGLVSNGEAPEFLTPLFTNLERRQNIWGLMYDQRAKFVQAATLETFDPTKHEYLIWLGCAGAFEADYQKSMRSLFDLLRAKGKTFGVLSKERCTGDVAKRTGNEYMYQELATQNIADLRASGVKKIVTSCPHCVKTIGHDYKMMGYEVETVHSASLVEELTRDVMLQWRERENVTYHDPCYLGRYADVHAEPRALLERFGASITEPARHGDNPFCCGAGGGLLFEEHESGKRISQERFEQLQNTGAGTVVMACPFCSIMLKGAQASTNAPVQMVDLMTWVDGKMKAVKPRCAPAEAGQPQAETH; from the coding sequence ATGAACTGGGAGGTCTGGGCGTTCCGTCTGGTGTTTGTCGGGTTTGTCGCCGGGTTTGCGGCCCAGATGGCGACGCGGTGGCGGTTGATCCAGGCGGCGCCGAACAACTTCACCTTTGACCACCTCGGCACGCGCCTGGACCGCTTCATCGCCGAGGTCGTATTTCAGTCGAAGGTGATTTCGGCGCGCAAGGCCGTCGGTATTGCGCACCTCGCAGTGTTCTGGGGCTTTGTCGCGTTCGGCGGCTTCACCACGGTGGAGATGTTACGCGGCCTGGGTGTGGTGGACCTCACCCATACCACCCTGTTCACGATCTACAAATGGGCCCTGATGCCGTTCGCGTCCGGCGTGCTCATCGGCATTGTCGGTCTCGGCATTCGCCGCGCGTTTGTGCGGCCCGCCGGTTTGGGTGCGACGGTCTCGAAGGAGTCGCTGCTCATCGCGTCGTTTATCGCCCTGCTGATGATCACGTACTTCGTGAGCTTCTTCTTCGAGCAAGGCCCGGTCGGACGCGTGAATTGGTGGGTGCACATGCTCATCATTCTGGCGTTCATGGTGCTCGTGCCCAATTCGAAGCACCTGCATCTGATCCTGTCTCCGGCGACGGTGTTCCTGAAGTCACCGATTCTAGGCACGGTGCCGAATCTGGATTTCGAGAAAGAGGAAGTGGGCCTGGAGACGGTGAAAGACCTGCCTTCCAAAGCCGTGCTCGACGCCTTCACCTGCGTAGAGTGCGGACGATGCCAGGACAATTGCCCCGCGTTCGGTACGGGGAAACGGCTGAATCCGAAGACGCTGATCCTGCAGAACGAAGATGCGTTGCTGGCGGGGGAGCGCGACAAGAAACTGGTCGATGTCTACGATCAGGACGTGTTGTGGCAGTGCACCACCTGCGGCGCCTGCGAGCAGGCCTGCCCGGTGGGTGTCGAACACCTGCCGACGATTATCGGAGCCCGGCGAGGCCTCGTCTCCAATGGCGAAGCGCCCGAGTTCCTGACGCCGCTGTTCACCAATCTTGAACGTCGGCAGAACATCTGGGGCCTCATGTACGACCAGCGCGCGAAGTTCGTGCAGGCGGCCACGCTCGAGACCTTCGACCCCACCAAACACGAATACCTGATCTGGCTCGGGTGCGCGGGCGCGTTCGAAGCCGACTACCAGAAGTCCATGCGCTCGTTGTTCGACCTGCTGCGGGCGAAGGGAAAGACGTTCGGCGTGTTGTCCAAGGAACGCTGCACGGGTGATGTCGCAAAGCGCACCGGCAACGAGTACATGTATCAGGAACTGGCGACGCAGAACATCGCCGACCTGCGGGCATCAGGCGTGAAGAAGATCGTCACGTCCTGCCCACATTGCGTGAAGACGATTGGGCACGACTACAAGATGATGGGGTACGAGGTGGAAACCGTCCACTCGGCCTCGCTCGTCGAAGAACTGACGCGCGACGTGATGCTCCAGTGGCGCGAGCGAGAAAACGTGACGTATCACGACCCGTGTTATCTCGGACGATACGCCGACGTCCACGCGGAGCCGCGGGCCTTGCTGGAACGATTTGGCGCGTCCATCACCGAGCCGGCGCGGCACGGCGACAATCCCTTTTGCTGCGGCGCAGGCGGTGGCTTGTTGTTCGAAGAGCACGAGTCAGGCAAACGCATCAGTCAGGAGCGGTTTGAACAACTGCAGAACACCGGCGCCGGCACCGTGGTGATGGCGTGCCCGTTCTGTTCAATCATGCTCAAGGGCGCGCAGGCGAGCACAAACGCGCCCGTGCAGATGGTGGACCTGATGACCTGGGTGGACGGCAAGATGAAGGCAGTCAAGCCGCGGTGCGCGCCGGCTGAGGCGGGACAGCCGCAGGCCGAGACACATTGA
- the rpsT gene encoding 30S ribosomal protein S20 — MATRHKSAVKANRQTIKRTEHNRELRSKLRSGLKAIRAAIDSGDTAAAKASLSKTFSLIDKMSAKKIIHDNTAGRYKSRIVKKLTKKTATA, encoded by the coding sequence GTGGCCACTCGACACAAATCGGCGGTAAAAGCCAATCGCCAGACCATCAAGCGCACCGAACACAACCGCGAACTCCGATCGAAGCTCCGGAGCGGCCTCAAGGCCATCCGCGCGGCCATTGACTCGGGCGACACCGCAGCCGCCAAGGCCTCGCTCAGCAAGACCTTCTCGCTGATCGACAAGATGTCGGCGAAGAAGATCATCCACGACAACACGGCCGGCCGTTACAAGTCGCGGATCGTCAAGAAGCTCACCAAGAAGACCGCGACCGCGTAA
- a CDS encoding LptE family protein: protein MTTMRRVLAGMMAVACVAASGCGYALSGRGSFLPDYIQVVGVPAFINNSSVFEIDRVLTDRVRTEFGGRGKYRVQPDTNNVDAILIGTITSVRTDGSSFTADSQASRVRLTVTASFQFRDVRDNKVLWSNPSMRYTEEYETASAGSTAGDATAFFGQNANAMERMAQNFARSVVTSILEAF from the coding sequence ATGACCACGATGAGACGGGTGCTGGCCGGGATGATGGCCGTGGCCTGTGTCGCCGCCTCCGGATGCGGATACGCACTCTCGGGCCGGGGGTCGTTCCTGCCCGACTACATCCAGGTGGTGGGCGTACCGGCGTTCATCAACAATTCATCGGTGTTTGAGATCGATCGCGTCCTGACCGATCGCGTTCGCACGGAGTTTGGCGGACGCGGCAAGTACCGCGTGCAGCCGGATACCAACAACGTGGATGCGATCCTCATTGGCACCATCACCAGTGTGCGAACGGACGGCTCGTCGTTCACGGCCGACAGCCAGGCGTCCCGGGTTCGACTCACGGTCACCGCGTCATTCCAGTTTCGGGATGTTCGCGACAATAAGGTCCTCTGGTCCAACCCGTCGATGCGTTACACGGAAGAATATGAGACCGCCAGTGCCGGCAGCACGGCCGGGGATGCGACGGCGTTTTTCGGACAGAACGCCAATGCCATGGAGCGCATGGCCCAGAACTTCGCTCGTTCCGTCGTGACCTCCATCCTCGAGGCGTTTTAG
- a CDS encoding leucine--tRNA ligase translates to MGVSYHPQDIEKKWQKHWADTRAFEVTEDPTRPKFYCLEMFAYPSGHAHVGHVRNYMIGDIMARSMRMRGFNVLHPFGWDAFGLPAENAAIKNNLHPEQWTLDNIAHMKGQLQRLGISYSWERELATCMPDYYRWNQWLFTRMFERGLAYRRRSNVNWCESCQTVLANEQVVDGGCWRCGTPVTQRELEQWCLRITAYADELLKAAEGLTQWPEKVLTMQQNWIGRSEGARVSFAPTPGPQDPGTPIEVFTTRIDTIFGAMFVLLAPEHPLVEQFAAQSADPAAFRAQVAKFRGQDKTARMSGEVEKEGFDTGRTAVNPFTGQPVPVWVANFVLGEYGTGAVMGVPGHDQRDFEFARKYNLPVRIVVQPEGESLDADTMTAAYDGDGVLVESGQWNGLAWPEANRKMTAEAKARGIGEGTVQYRLKDWGISRQRYWGTPIPIIHCPSCGMVAVPDADLPVVLPKVTEFTGRGSSPLAHVPEFVNVACPKCGGAARRETDTMDTFVDSSWYFYRFCDPHNDQLPFDPAKVAYWGPVDFYSGGVEHAILHLIYSRFFSRVFRDIGLVTIDEPFTRLLTQGMVLKDGAVMSKSKGNVVDPDDMIASFGADALRLYVMFVAPPEKEVEWTDTGLEGAFRFLNRVWRVVVHTSAAAQQAPATSGLVFDDAERAMRRKTHSTIRRVTQDINPRVHLNTAVAALMELVNELYAFCELRGARPLGVDDEPPAVVERPETAAVLREATEALVLMLSPFTPHMCEELWEHLGHTDGVVAAGWPSCDEDAAREESIELPVQVNGKVRGRILVPVDSTVEANIEVALASPGVMPYLQGKTIVKIVHTPGRPVSIVVK, encoded by the coding sequence ATCGGTGTGAGTTACCATCCGCAAGACATCGAGAAGAAGTGGCAGAAGCACTGGGCTGACACCCGGGCGTTTGAGGTCACCGAAGACCCGACCAGGCCGAAGTTTTATTGCCTGGAGATGTTCGCGTATCCGTCCGGGCACGCGCATGTCGGCCACGTCCGCAACTACATGATCGGCGACATCATGGCCCGGTCCATGCGGATGCGCGGGTTCAACGTGCTGCATCCCTTCGGGTGGGACGCGTTTGGCCTGCCGGCGGAAAACGCCGCCATCAAGAACAACCTGCACCCGGAACAGTGGACGCTCGACAACATCGCCCACATGAAAGGGCAGTTGCAGCGTCTGGGCATCAGCTACTCGTGGGAGCGCGAGTTGGCCACCTGCATGCCCGACTACTACCGCTGGAATCAGTGGCTGTTCACACGCATGTTCGAACGTGGGCTTGCCTATCGCCGGCGCTCGAACGTGAACTGGTGCGAAAGCTGCCAGACCGTGCTCGCCAACGAACAGGTCGTTGATGGCGGCTGCTGGCGTTGCGGCACGCCCGTAACCCAGCGGGAGTTGGAACAGTGGTGCCTGCGCATCACCGCCTACGCCGATGAACTCCTGAAGGCCGCCGAAGGTCTGACGCAGTGGCCCGAGAAGGTGCTGACGATGCAGCAGAACTGGATCGGGCGCTCCGAAGGCGCCCGCGTCAGTTTCGCCCCGACCCCAGGACCCCAGGACCCCGGGACTCCGATCGAAGTCTTCACGACCCGCATCGACACCATCTTCGGCGCGATGTTCGTGCTGCTCGCGCCAGAGCATCCGCTGGTCGAACAGTTCGCCGCCCAGTCGGCAGACCCAGCGGCCTTCCGTGCGCAGGTCGCGAAGTTCCGCGGTCAGGATAAAACTGCGCGTATGAGCGGCGAAGTCGAGAAAGAAGGCTTCGATACCGGACGCACGGCGGTGAATCCCTTCACAGGCCAGCCCGTGCCCGTGTGGGTGGCCAACTTCGTGCTCGGCGAATACGGCACGGGTGCGGTCATGGGTGTGCCCGGCCACGACCAGCGCGACTTCGAGTTCGCCCGCAAGTACAACCTCCCCGTGCGCATCGTCGTCCAGCCTGAAGGCGAGTCGCTTGACGCGGACACGATGACTGCCGCCTACGACGGCGACGGCGTGCTCGTGGAGTCGGGGCAGTGGAACGGCCTGGCGTGGCCCGAGGCGAATCGGAAGATGACCGCCGAAGCGAAGGCGCGCGGCATCGGCGAAGGCACCGTGCAGTATCGGCTGAAGGACTGGGGCATTTCACGGCAGCGTTACTGGGGCACGCCGATCCCGATCATTCACTGCCCGTCGTGTGGAATGGTTGCGGTGCCAGACGCAGACCTCCCAGTGGTGTTGCCCAAGGTCACGGAGTTTACCGGCCGCGGCAGCTCGCCACTCGCGCACGTGCCCGAGTTCGTGAACGTGGCCTGCCCCAAATGCGGCGGCGCAGCCAGACGCGAGACGGACACGATGGACACGTTCGTGGACTCGTCGTGGTACTTCTATCGCTTCTGCGATCCGCATAACGATCAGTTGCCGTTCGATCCGGCCAAGGTGGCGTATTGGGGCCCGGTCGATTTCTACAGCGGAGGCGTGGAACACGCCATCCTCCACCTGATCTATTCGCGGTTCTTCAGCCGCGTGTTCCGTGACATCGGGCTGGTCACCATCGATGAACCGTTCACGCGCCTGCTGACGCAGGGCATGGTGCTGAAAGATGGCGCCGTCATGTCCAAGTCCAAGGGCAACGTCGTGGATCCCGACGACATGATCGCGTCGTTTGGCGCCGACGCACTGCGCTTGTACGTGATGTTCGTCGCCCCTCCCGAGAAGGAAGTGGAATGGACCGATACCGGCCTTGAAGGCGCGTTCCGTTTCCTCAATCGCGTGTGGCGCGTCGTGGTGCATACCTCCGCAGCTGCACAGCAGGCGCCAGCCACTTCGGGTCTGGTGTTTGACGATGCGGAACGGGCGATGCGGCGGAAGACGCACAGCACCATCCGGCGCGTCACGCAGGACATCAACCCCCGTGTGCATCTGAACACGGCGGTCGCCGCGTTGATGGAACTGGTGAACGAGCTGTACGCCTTCTGTGAGCTGCGCGGTGCGCGTCCGCTGGGCGTGGATGATGAACCGCCGGCCGTCGTGGAGAGGCCAGAGACCGCAGCGGTGTTGCGCGAGGCGACCGAGGCTCTGGTCCTCATGTTGTCGCCCTTCACCCCGCACATGTGCGAGGAACTCTGGGAGCACCTGGGCCATACGGACGGTGTGGTGGCGGCCGGGTGGCCATCGTGCGACGAGGATGCCGCGCGCGAGGAATCGATTGAATTGCCCGTCCAGGTCAATGGCAAGGTGCGGGGACGCATCCTGGTGCCGGTGGATTCCACCGTTGAAGCCAATATTGAGGTGGCCCTGGCATCGCCGGGTGTGATGCCCTACCTCCAGGGCAAAACCATCGTGAAAATTGTCCACACCCCGGGCCGGCCGGTGAGTATCGTGGTCAAATGA
- a CDS encoding TlpA family protein disulfide reductase, giving the protein MIVRRVFQAAVAGAICVALGACDQPKPRTDIADLGFIVKDMHGTEVKLSDYRGRPLIVNFWFVNCPPCRKETPAFVDLVKKYGDKGFTVLGLSVQDSPEAMRAFAEEFKVNYPLFEAQGRDDITEAYRATFAYPVSWFVRRDGTVFLKHLGTGTAEWFETQVLAILDESVP; this is encoded by the coding sequence ATGATTGTCAGGCGAGTCTTTCAGGCGGCCGTGGCCGGCGCGATCTGCGTTGCGTTGGGCGCGTGCGACCAGCCGAAGCCGCGCACCGACATCGCCGACCTCGGCTTCATCGTCAAGGACATGCACGGCACCGAGGTGAAGCTGTCGGACTATCGGGGCCGGCCGCTCATCGTGAATTTCTGGTTCGTCAATTGCCCGCCATGCCGCAAGGAAACGCCTGCGTTTGTGGACCTGGTGAAGAAGTACGGCGACAAGGGATTCACCGTGCTGGGTCTCTCGGTGCAGGATTCGCCGGAGGCGATGCGTGCGTTCGCTGAGGAGTTCAAGGTCAACTATCCGCTGTTCGAAGCTCAGGGCCGCGACGACATCACCGAGGCGTATCGTGCGACGTTTGCGTACCCCGTGTCGTGGTTCGTGAGGCGCGACGGCACGGTGTTCCTGAAACACCTGGGCACGGGCACTGCCGAGTGGTTCGAGACGCAGGTGCTGGCGATCCTGGATGAGAGTGTGCCCTGA
- a CDS encoding lysophospholipid acyltransferase family protein, with protein MAATESSWRQSRLKRAQVRAIASVGWPVIEGLGGTYTWRVLGQQHLDRLDDEGVAPIHAFWHGRVLAATLFFRDRGIVVITSENFDGEWIARIIAKFGYGTARGSSSRGGARALVQLRRDLAAGRPVAFTVDGPRGPARVAQPGALWLAGATGHPILPFHIEADHAWTARSWDRHQIPKPGATLSVAIGEPMYVDGTDDEVVEAARVDLELRLRALEQSLKA; from the coding sequence ATGGCTGCCACCGAGTCGTCGTGGCGGCAGTCGCGACTCAAACGCGCCCAGGTGCGCGCGATCGCGTCCGTCGGGTGGCCGGTCATCGAGGGGTTGGGCGGCACCTACACGTGGCGGGTGCTCGGGCAGCAACATCTGGACCGCCTGGACGATGAGGGGGTTGCCCCGATCCATGCGTTCTGGCACGGCCGGGTGCTGGCCGCTACACTGTTCTTTCGCGACCGCGGCATCGTGGTGATCACGAGCGAAAACTTCGATGGCGAGTGGATCGCGCGCATCATCGCGAAGTTCGGCTACGGCACCGCCCGCGGCTCATCGTCGCGCGGTGGCGCGCGGGCGCTGGTGCAACTGCGGCGCGATCTTGCGGCCGGCCGGCCCGTTGCCTTCACCGTGGATGGCCCTCGTGGCCCTGCGCGGGTCGCACAGCCAGGGGCCCTGTGGCTGGCCGGCGCCACCGGTCATCCCATCCTGCCGTTCCACATCGAGGCCGACCACGCGTGGACCGCGCGAAGCTGGGACCGCCACCAGATTCCCAAGCCCGGCGCCACGCTCAGCGTGGCGATAGGCGAGCCGATGTATGTGGACGGCACCGATGACGAAGTGGTTGAGGCCGCGCGGGTGGACCTGGAGTTGCGCCTCCGCGCGCTCGAACAGTCGCTAAAGGCGTAA